A single region of the Pelecanus crispus isolate bPelCri1 chromosome 10, bPelCri1.pri, whole genome shotgun sequence genome encodes:
- the ARL3 gene encoding ADP-ribosylation factor-like protein 3 isoform X4, with protein MERNSMSPIYSSVPECHCVPWWLTEEIYVIDSADRKRFEETGQELAELLDEEKLSGVPVLIFANKQDLLTAAPASEIAEGLNLHTIRDRVWQIQSCSALSGEGVQALLGLCFVTRSPTVVLGMQKLCTFHPGWPGWGESRYDFSALQTALLLEVLFRGQGVY; from the exons ATGGAGAGGAACTCAATGTCCCCAATATATTCATCTGTCCCCGAGTGCCATTGTGTGCCTTGGTGGCTTACTGAGGAG atctATGTCATTGACAGTGCAGATAGGAAGAGGTTTGAAGAAACGGGTCAG GAGCTGGCTGAGCTTCTGGATGAAGAAAAGCTTAGTGGAGTCCCCGTGCTCATATTCGCTAACAAGCAGGATTTGCTGACGGCTGCCCCTGCTTCGGAGATTGCTGAGGGACTGAACCTACACACAATCCGGGACAGAGTCTGGCAGATCCAGTCTTGTTCAGCTCTTTCAGGAGAGGGAGTACAG GCTCTCCTGGGGTTGTGTTTTGTGACCAGATCTCCAACTGTAGTCCTTGGCATGCAAAAGCTATGTACATTCCACCCTGGCTGGCCGGGGTGGGGTGAAAGCAGGTACGACTTCTCTGCTTTGCAAACTGCCCTCTTGCTGGAGGTGTTATTTAGGGGCCAGGGTGTGTATTAA